A single Asterias rubens chromosome 13, eAstRub1.3, whole genome shotgun sequence DNA region contains:
- the LOC117298630 gene encoding galanin receptor type 2-like yields the protein MASPIFIIQSIVGIVGILGNSLVCFVIWRTPAMHTLTNAFIFNQATVDILGSIFMFLISVVPVPKILPPGTAGVLLCRIWVSNYPLWACYITSSINLVALTFERYLAIVYPFKFQKVCHRLGATIVIVFVWVVGFSIALYAAEIFRYREGHCVQFFDPKLRVVGIMIPGFQYFFPVVSMLVAYIHITVELKRSAQRLARIMGPNVAGAGRPGQAPESADESLLRARRNTFKTLLIVFIAYVACWTLNSSLLLAATLGLPSAPDSPLLIISVALVATNSAINPIIYALKYKQFQKGLRMLFPCRGIEGTNSVRPSTIATGLSVGNPGV from the coding sequence ATGGCTTCACCGATCTTCATTATTCAGAGTATTGTTGGCATTGTCGGCATATTGGGAAACTCCTTGGTCTGCTTTGTCATCTGGCGAACTCCTGCCATGCACACCCTTACCAACGCCTTCATCTTCAATCAAGCTACGGTGGACATCCTTGGCTCCATCTTCATGTTCCTGATCAGTGTGGTTCCGGTTCCTAAGATCCTACCACCAGGAACGGCAGGAGTTCTTCTCTGTCGAATCTGGGTCTCTAATTATCCCTTGTGGGCTTGCTACATTACGTCATCCATTAACCTGGTGGCTCTTACCTTTGAACGGTACCTTGCCATAGTCTACCCCTTCAAGTTCCAGAAAGTCTGCCACCGTCTCGGAGCGACCATAGTCATCGTGTTTGTCTGGGTTGTCGGATTCTCCATCGCCCTGTATGCCGCGGAAATTTTCCGCTACCGAGAAGGACATTGTGTGCAATTCTTTGACCCAAAACTCCGCGTTGTCGGGATTATGATACCGGGCTTTCAGTATTTCTTTCCCGTCGTCTCGATGCTTGTTGCCTACATCCACATCACCGTGGAGCTGAAGCGGAGCGCGCAACGGCTGGCTCGCATCATGGGGCCCAACGTCGCGGGGGCCGGTAGGCCCGGTCAGGCACCGGAGTCGGCAGACGAGTCTCTGCTTCGAGCCCGACGCAACACCTTCAAGACGCTACTGATTGTCTTCATCGCATACGTCGCATGCTGGACCCTCAACTCCTCACTGCTGCTCGCCGCTACTCTTGGGTTACCGTCAGCCCCGGATTCTCCTCTTCTTATTATTTCCGTAGCCCTTGTAGCAACCAATTCTGCCATCAACCCAATCATCTACGCTTTAAAGTATAAGCAGTTTCAAAAAGGACTGAGGATGTTATTTCCATGTAGAGGTATTGAAGGTACCAACTCTGTGAGACCCTCAACAATAGCAACAGGGTTGTCGGTTGGCAATCCTGGTGTTTAG